One segment of Panicum virgatum strain AP13 chromosome 1K, P.virgatum_v5, whole genome shotgun sequence DNA contains the following:
- the LOC120680113 gene encoding 26S proteasome regulatory subunit S10B homolog B, whose product MADGEDAAAARRRSAITDYRKKLLNCRELESRVGTVRESLKNAKKDFAKTEDDLKSLQSVGQIIGEVLRPLDNERFIVKASSGPRYVVGCRSKVDKEKLTSGTRVVLDMTTLTIMRTLPREVDPVVYNMLHEDPGNVSYSAVGGLSDQIRELRESIELPLMNPELFLRVGIKPPKGVLLYGPPGTGKTLLARAIASNIDANFLKIVSSAIIDKYIGESARLIREMFGYARDHQPCIIFMDEIDAIGGRRFSEGTSADREIQRTLMELLNQLDGFDELGKVKMIMATNRPDVLDPALLRPGRLDRKIEIPLPNEQARMEVLKIHAAGIAKHGEIDYEAVVKLAEGFNGADLRNVCTEAGMAAIRAERDYVVHEDFMKAVRKLNDAKKLESSAHYSADFGKE is encoded by the exons ATGGCCGACggggaggacgccgccgccgcgcgccgccggtcaGCCATCACCGACTACCGGAAGAAGCTGCTCAACTGCAGGGAGCTCGAGTCGCGCGTCGGCACCG TGAGAGAAAGCCTAAAAAATGCAAAGAAGGACTTTGCCAAGACTGAAGACGACTTGAAATCGCTGCAAAGCGTGGGTCAAATAATTGGAGAGGTCCTCCGGCCTCTAGATAATGAACGTT TCATTGTGAAGGCCAGCAGTGGTCCCCGATATGTGGTTGGTTGCCGAAGTAAAGTGGACAAGGAGAAGTTGACTTCTGGAACTCGTGTTGTACTTGACATGACGACCTTGACAATAATGCGCACTCTACCACGGGAG GTTGATCCTGTGGTATACAACATGCTTCATGAAGACCCTGGAAATGTCAGTTACTCTGCTGTAGGCGGTTTGTCTGATCAGATTAGAGAACTCAGGGAGTCCATTGAGTTACCGCTTATGAACCCTGAACTCTTTCTTCGGGTGGGAATTAAGCCTCCTAAG GGCGTCCTACTCTACGGTCCTCCAGGGACTGGGAAGACACTATTGGCGAGGGCTATCGCCAGTAACATCGATGCCAACTTTTTGAAG ATTGTTTCAAGTGCTATTATTGACAAGTACATTGGAGAAAGTGCTCGTTTGATTAGAGAAATGTTTGGCTATGCACGAGATCACCAA CCATGCATCATCTTCATGGATGAAATTGATGCCATTGGTGGGCGAAGGTTTAGTGAGGGAACTAGTGCTGATCGTGAGATCCAGCGGACGTTGATGGAGCTCCTTAACCAGCTAGACGGATTTGATGAGCTTGGGAAG GTTAAGATGATCATGGCTACGAACCGACCTGATGTTTTGGACCCAGCCCTCCTGCGTCCTGGACGTTTAGACAGGAAGATTGAGATTCCACTACCCAACGAGCAGGCGAGAATGGAAGTTCTTAAAATTCATGCTGCTGGTATTGCCAAACATGGGGAAATTGATTACGAAGCTGTCGTGAAGCTTGCAGAA GGTTTCAACGGGGCTGATCTTCGGAATGTCTGCACCGAAGCTGGTATGGCTGCAATTCGGGCAGAAAGGGACTATGTGGTCCATGAAGACTTCATGAAG GCTGTGCGCAAGCTGAATGATGCAAAGAAGCTGGAATCGAGTGCTCACTACAGCGCAGACTTTGGGAAAGAGTAG